ACGACGCCCATCCAGTTGCCCGCTTTCATAGAAGCGATCATGCTGGGGATGACGATCTCTTTCTTTTCCAAATTTTCTTTGAACGCGTGAAACAAACTTTCATAGATGGCGGCTTTGCCTCGTTCTGTTGCGGTGGTGATGCCGCTGCATACTTCGATCAAGATAACGCCTAAATCTTCGGTCAGGTAATTAACAAGGCCGATGGCATTTCCACCAGTACGAGAAAAGCGGCTCATTTTATATACTAAGATGGCGTAAGGCTTTTTGCGGCTTGATTCGATTTTTTCGATCAGGCGTTTAAACTCTTTGCGTGTCCAATCACTTTTGCCACTTTCATATGTGCCGCCGAAATGCTCGGTGATCTCATAAGCGTAAGCATTGGCATACGCTACATTTGCTTCACGTTGGCGCTCAACACTGGAATTTTTATCGAACTGATCTTTTGAACTTACGCGTGTGTATGACCACACTATTTTATTAGATACTTCTTCGGCCTGCTTCTTTGGTACGAAGCGTTGAAAATATTGAATGTTACTCATTGCTGTTGGAATAAAGATTATATAAGGCGAGGGAGAGTTCGTAGACCAGCAAAATTAATTCCGATTTTTCTTCTGGCGATAAATTTCTAACCCATTCGATTGAATTTATTTCATCTTCTGTCAGCATTAAGCTGTTATTATCAGCGCTCACGGTCTCTCGATTTATTTCTGTTATTTTCTTTTGCTTGTCTCAATTTTTCAAGGATCAAGTTTTTCCTTACGAGTTCTTCGCGTTCCCTTTCATGCCGCTCTTTCATAAGATTAGTAAGTTTGCCAATGCTGCTCCATTCCTCCATATAGTTTTGGCGTAATTGACTCAACATTTTTTTGACATCTTTCGGCGCATTTTCGTATTCACCGTTATACGGTGACAATAATTGATCTCCTACCTCTCGACACTTTTCCCACGCCATTTGGGCCGCAGCCGCTAAATGTTTCTGCTCTTGCTCCTGACGTTCTAAAAGCGCATGCATTGCATTATTATTTACAGACATTTTTTAAATTTTTTTAGAATAGATAACCAGGTTTTATCCCGATTATCTATTCAATTATAAATCCCGTTCATTCTCTCTAAACCGTTTGGCTCTTTCCAACTTTGCCCGTTTTAATCTCTCCAATACCTCTTTCTTTTTGGCCTCTTGCTCGTCCATCTGTTGAACGACCTCTTTCAATTTCTCCTTTGACTTTTGCGCCTGATTTCCTTCGACTGTAAATGACATTTGCATCGAGCGGGACTTTTCAACAGATTTTTCCTTTTGCTGCTGCTCGGTGATTTGCCGGATATTGTCATTGGCGGCTTGCTGCAACATTTCCCAACCGACGCGTTGTTTGGCTTTTTCTTTCTGCTTCTCACTCCTTTGTCTTACCCGTACTTGTTCAATTGCTTCTTTTTCTCGAACGAGCTTTGTCGTCTTAAACCGCTCTCGAACTTCTTTCGTTCTTACTTTTTCCAACTGCCGAACTAAATCAAAGGATCTACCTTTTTCATCGATGACCATATAAGGGCGTTGTGTACCCACTGCAATGACATAGCCTTTCTCTGCAATGGTTTTCATGAAGGATGCGGCGCTGTCCGTCCGCTGCCAAACTTTTGACAGATACTCTTTCATTTCTGGACGGCGTTCATTCCGCTCAGGTGTTCTTTCGTGTTCAAGCTCCTTTTCCATTCTTATCCTTGCCCGATCCTGGGCAAGCCTTGAATAATGATTAGGTATCATTCGTTTATGTTCATGATCGTATCGCTCCCAAACGACATGCGCATGAATCCGGCCTTTTTTCTCATGCAGGACGATGGCGCGTTTCTGACCCGTGTAGCCTACCTCTTGTTCCAGTATTTCCGCAGCCCGTACCCAATCATTCTTAGTCATTTGCTTATCGTCATCATAAGCCGGGCATATCTGCACGTGATAAAGCCCTTTGTCACTTTTAGTTAACTCACTGGTCAACGACATTTGCAACAATGCTTTTTTCAAATTGTCCGGGTAACACGTTCCCTGAATGTCCAGGACCCGAATATTGTCATTGTCCGCTTTCGTCAGCAGGTAATTCGCCAGTTGTTTGCCGTTCCCCCGTACGCTCCCCCGTATGACCATGTTCGAGTAGATTTGAAATATGATTGGCAAGAGTGCTTAAATCGGTCAAGGTCTGCGCAATCAAGGTTTCTTTGACCGTAACGGAATAAAAAGCTTTCTTTTCCGCATTCATCGCTTTGGCAATCTGGTTTACGTTATTGCCGATCATACTGATTTGGTGTTGCAGGCCCATGAGCATTTCTCTTTCAGGCGTTGCCATCCTGGTGCGGGGCTGTTTTCCTATCGTTCGATTTTTGATAAAATCCGTTACCGTCATGCCTGCGGCTATTGCATTTGCTTGCAGTACGGCTTTATCTTCTTCGGTTGTGCGCAGCTGAATCAGCACGCGCTTTTTATTTTCATTTGTATTATCTGCCTGTGTCATGCTGAAATGATTTGTGCGGTGTTAGGGGGTTAAGGGGGAATGTTTTAAAACATCCCCCTTACAAGACGACTTGTGATGACAAGTCACGTCTTGCGTGCAACCCCCACATGAAATTCCGGGCGATTAACGTTCTCTATCCCTGTCGGAACGTGATTGCTGTCGTGACCTTTTATACTCTTCTAACTCCTGTTGATGCTTGCTCATCAGCTCTGCTTTTTCTTTTCTAAAACGGTCATTATGCTCATCACGTTCTTTCGCGAAACGGCCTGCGAGATTAGTGTTGCCGTCACTGTCAAGCAAAGCGTTTTCTTGCCTCTCCAATAATTGATTCCATTGACCTTTTTCAGCGCTTTTTAGCTCATTTGTCTCCTTGTTATGCTGAAGCAAAATGGTTCTAAGACTCATGACTTAAAGTTTATGCGTTATAAAAAGGATTGGCATCGTGCCTGTCGTAGAGTTCAGGCATTTCGTAATAAGGCTGTTTGGGAAAATATGTCGGCGGACGCTGTTCGACAAAAACAAAGATGTTGTCTTTTGAGCCACGTCTGATTTCGTCCGCAGTTGCCAGTGGCCGCGCGCTGGCACTCGGCTTTCCATCATCATACGTCACAACCGTTTTTACTCCCATTTGTCTTTCCAGGTAAGCAGATGTCAGTTCATCATTTATACCGAGAAACT
The Niastella koreensis GR20-10 genome window above contains:
- a CDS encoding plasmid mobilization protein; protein product: MTQADNTNENKKRVLIQLRTTEEDKAVLQANAIAAGMTVTDFIKNRTIGKQPRTRMATPEREMLMGLQHQISMIGNNVNQIAKAMNAEKKAFYSVTVKETLIAQTLTDLSTLANHISNLLEHGHTGERTGERQTTGELPADESGQ
- a CDS encoding relaxase/mobilization nuclease domain-containing protein, which produces MVIRGSVRGNGKQLANYLLTKADNDNIRVLDIQGTCYPDNLKKALLQMSLTSELTKSDKGLYHVQICPAYDDDKQMTKNDWVRAAEILEQEVGYTGQKRAIVLHEKKGRIHAHVVWERYDHEHKRMIPNHYSRLAQDRARIRMEKELEHERTPERNERRPEMKEYLSKVWQRTDSAASFMKTIAEKGYVIAVGTQRPYMVIDEKGRSFDLVRQLEKVRTKEVRERFKTTKLVREKEAIEQVRVRQRSEKQKEKAKQRVGWEMLQQAANDNIRQITEQQQKEKSVEKSRSMQMSFTVEGNQAQKSKEKLKEVVQQMDEQEAKKKEVLERLKRAKLERAKRFRENERDL